TGAAAAAATTGAACCGGTTATAGGAAAGATACTATCTAATATATTACTTTTGACAGCAGTTTATATGGGATATAAAGGAATAAAAAGTATTTTTATTAGGGATTATTATATACCAGAGAAAATGACTATATTTGCTGCCGTATTTTCTATATTAGTAAAAGAATGGATGTTTAGATATACTATAAGAGGAGCTAAAAAAGTTGAAAGTTCTGCTTTGATGGCAGATGCATGGCATCATCGTTCAGATGCATTGTCATCAATAGGGAGTTTGATTGGGATTACAGGTGCAGTATTTGGTTATCCGATATTAGACCCTATAGCTTCAGTTATTATTAGTATTTTTATATGTAAAGTTGCTATAGAAATTTATATACAGTCAGTTAGAGCACTTATAGATTCAGCGGCAGATAAAGAAACGATTAAAAATATAAAAAAAATAATTTTAGGAATAAATGGCGTTATTCAAATAGATGAATTAAAGACGAGAATTCATGCTAATAAATTATATGTTGATGTAGAAATTGCAGTGGATAGGAATTTGTCAGTATCTGAGGCACATAAAATTGCCGAAGATGTTCATGATAGTATTGAGAATGAAATAAAAAAGGTAAAACATTGTATGGTGCATGTTAATCCTTTTGGAGAGTAAACAACCTTCCTTAATTTGGAAGGTTGTTTACTTGTTAAGAAAAATTATTATTAATTAAATGTTAAAATTTATAAATATATTGTATTTAAATGCAGATAAAATATATAATAGGTGTAGAGGTTGATTAACAGTTAAAG
This portion of the Caminicella sporogenes DSM 14501 genome encodes:
- a CDS encoding cation diffusion facilitator family transporter, which produces MDKFERQKIVNKISIITIIANVFLSFIKIIVGIVGRSNALVADGFHSLSDVFSTVVVMIGVKLAEKEDDETHPYGHEKIEPVIGKILSNILLLTAVYMGYKGIKSIFIRDYYIPEKMTIFAAVFSILVKEWMFRYTIRGAKKVESSALMADAWHHRSDALSSIGSLIGITGAVFGYPILDPIASVIISIFICKVAIEIYIQSVRALIDSAADKETIKNIKKIILGINGVIQIDELKTRIHANKLYVDVEIAVDRNLSVSEAHKIAEDVHDSIENEIKKVKHCMVHVNPFGE